The Nonlabens spongiae genome contains a region encoding:
- the dcm gene encoding DNA (cytosine-5-)-methyltransferase, with the protein MKNTFTFIDLFAGIGGFKMALSNNGGRCIKYSEINKDAIDSYCKNYDESPSNNLGDITKIKQLPTHDVLTAGVPCQSWSIAGKNLGFDDDRGQLWNDTIYLLKKSQPKAFIFENVKGLADPRNKESFLYILNRIKEAGYYAKHFIINSYDYGVPQNRKRVFIVGFRNKTYSDKFQLPKPFKSKIKLSDILDVKLPDVETGTQKDLFGNVNMSRQMSLSSKNGFNDYFLFNDLRNGQSTIHSWDIIETSDRQKEICLLLLKNRRKSQYGILDGNPLSLEQFKTLDDSITQKELSSLVELGILKEEEYRFEINDFTEQELTSDESELLSREHNACLIIVDLKTFRPFKVKKIPIKDTLESLKGKGIIKCSEIRYDFKNSKISSGLFGVNRVFLPTSDVFPTLVASDTNDYVTLTHLNKENHEKYKKDFLEKIYFSENYRKITKEEACAIQGFPKDFKLPESRVRWMKLVGNSVSVSVIDMLAKAIINTGIFEENEVSENQKVKSKTKLVFTRNTGVSVAELS; encoded by the coding sequence ATGAAAAACACGTTCACATTTATTGATTTATTTGCTGGAATTGGTGGCTTTAAAATGGCACTAAGTAATAACGGTGGAAGATGTATCAAGTATAGTGAGATAAACAAAGATGCTATCGATAGTTACTGTAAAAACTACGACGAGAGCCCAAGCAATAATTTAGGGGATATTACTAAAATCAAACAATTACCCACCCACGATGTTTTGACTGCGGGAGTTCCCTGCCAAAGTTGGTCAATAGCAGGAAAAAATCTGGGATTTGACGATGATCGCGGTCAATTATGGAATGACACGATATACCTTTTGAAAAAATCTCAACCAAAGGCCTTTATTTTTGAAAACGTAAAAGGTCTGGCGGATCCTCGAAACAAAGAATCATTTCTTTACATATTAAATAGAATAAAAGAGGCTGGATATTATGCGAAACATTTCATCATCAATTCCTATGATTATGGAGTTCCTCAAAACCGAAAGCGTGTTTTCATAGTAGGCTTTAGAAACAAGACTTATTCTGATAAATTTCAACTACCAAAACCTTTCAAAAGCAAAATAAAACTTTCCGATATTTTAGACGTTAAGCTACCCGATGTCGAAACTGGTACTCAAAAAGATTTATTTGGCAATGTGAATATGTCAAGACAAATGAGTCTTTCGAGCAAAAATGGGTTCAACGATTATTTTTTGTTCAACGATCTCAGAAATGGTCAGTCCACGATTCATTCATGGGACATTATTGAAACTTCTGATAGACAAAAGGAGATTTGTTTATTACTATTGAAAAACAGGCGCAAGAGTCAATATGGGATTTTAGATGGAAACCCACTATCCTTAGAGCAATTCAAGACTTTAGACGATTCTATTACCCAGAAAGAACTGTCCAGCTTAGTTGAATTGGGGATATTAAAAGAAGAAGAATATCGTTTTGAAATAAATGATTTCACAGAACAAGAGTTGACTTCCGATGAGAGTGAACTTCTTTCGAGAGAGCATAATGCTTGTCTGATCATAGTTGATTTGAAGACATTTAGACCATTCAAGGTCAAGAAAATTCCGATCAAGGATACCTTAGAGTCTTTGAAAGGAAAGGGCATAATCAAATGCTCTGAGATTCGATATGATTTTAAAAATTCAAAAATTAGTAGTGGTTTATTTGGAGTCAATAGGGTTTTTCTTCCAACTTCAGATGTATTTCCAACGCTAGTAGCGAGTGATACTAATGATTATGTAACTCTGACTCATTTAAACAAAGAGAATCATGAAAAATATAAGAAGGATTTTCTTGAAAAAATTTATTTCTCTGAGAATTATCGAAAGATAACCAAGGAAGAAGCTTGTGCGATACAAGGTTTTCCGAAAGACTTTAAACTTCCAGAATCTAGGGTGAGGTGGATGAAGTTAGTTGGAAATAGTGTTTCTGTTTCGGTAATAGATATGCTTGCTAAGGCAATTATTAATACAGGTATTTTTGAGGAAAATGAGGTTAGTGAAAATCAAAAAGTAAAATCTAAGACTAAGTTAGTCTTCACTAGAAATACGGGAGTCAGCGTAGCTGAATTAAGCTAA
- a CDS encoding TonB-dependent receptor — protein sequence MKLFTLFPLLILSFLSQAQTTISGVITDTDKNPLLDVNVYLDGTYDGATTDIEGKFSFTTIETGTQVLVASAVGYEEYRLEADVAAMGSLKLRFRESLNELNTVILSAGSFSAGDSSKASVLKPLDVVTTASAVGDFVGALQTLPGTTANPDDGRLFVRGGRAEETQIFIDGNRVFRPFTPTTGNLPTRGRFSPFLFDGITFSTGGYSAEYGDALSSVLLLNTTDFPEEEKTEIGIMTVGASLGNTQIWGDNSVSVNAGYINLEPYNNIIPQNNRFTDAFESLNAEAVYRHKFKKGMFKAYSAFSYNDFAIIQDDINVADGFPVAITNNNYYGNLNYLGDLSDSWKIETGLSLAHDTNDLEFGETGIDASENAIHAKLRLQKRYNNYFKFNVGAEQFLINYNEDIAFEQNNFTTGIDYGLTGTFAEAEIFASKDLAFKAGIRGDYYSANEKFKISPRLSAAFSLSESSQISLAYGNFYQIAQNNIQQYSPDLDTENAQHFIANFLYKKNNRMLRLEGYYKSYDNLITFDTAVPQFGTEFSNNGDGYASGLDIFWRDEKSVKNLDYWVSYSYLDTERLSRNFTESATPNFATDHNLSVVGKYWVDDLKSQVGLAFNYASGRPFTNANQEGFLNDKTKSFQSLDLNWAYLIDDQKILYLSVSNVLGRDNVFNYQYSNTPDAQGNFDRRAIGQAADRFFFVGFFWTIGGSDNQLDDL from the coding sequence ATGAAACTTTTTACACTTTTTCCATTATTAATTCTAAGCTTTTTAAGTCAAGCTCAAACCACTATTTCTGGCGTCATAACAGACACAGATAAAAACCCATTGCTGGATGTCAACGTCTACCTAGACGGAACTTACGATGGCGCCACGACTGATATTGAGGGAAAATTTTCTTTTACCACAATTGAGACGGGAACGCAAGTTTTAGTTGCAAGTGCCGTAGGTTATGAAGAATACAGACTCGAGGCTGACGTAGCGGCGATGGGCTCTTTAAAGTTACGCTTTCGCGAAAGCTTAAACGAATTAAACACTGTCATACTAAGTGCAGGTTCCTTCAGCGCAGGTGATAGTTCTAAAGCCAGCGTTCTCAAACCTCTAGATGTGGTCACTACCGCAAGTGCAGTAGGTGATTTCGTAGGTGCTCTACAGACGCTTCCTGGAACTACGGCAAATCCAGATGATGGAAGACTGTTTGTAAGAGGTGGTCGTGCAGAAGAAACTCAAATATTCATAGACGGCAACCGCGTGTTTAGACCCTTTACACCTACCACGGGAAACCTGCCCACTCGAGGACGATTTTCACCATTTTTATTTGACGGAATCACTTTTTCTACAGGTGGTTACAGCGCTGAATACGGTGACGCACTTTCCAGTGTACTCTTGCTCAACACGACAGATTTTCCAGAAGAAGAAAAAACAGAAATAGGCATTATGACGGTAGGCGCTAGTTTGGGAAATACTCAAATTTGGGGTGATAATAGTGTGAGTGTTAATGCGGGTTACATCAATCTAGAACCTTATAATAATATCATTCCACAAAACAATAGGTTTACTGATGCTTTTGAGAGCCTCAATGCCGAAGCTGTGTACCGACACAAGTTCAAAAAAGGAATGTTCAAAGCCTACAGTGCATTTTCTTATAATGATTTTGCCATAATTCAAGACGACATCAATGTAGCCGATGGTTTTCCCGTGGCGATAACTAACAATAATTATTACGGGAATCTCAACTATTTAGGTGATTTATCAGACTCTTGGAAAATAGAAACTGGACTAAGCCTTGCACACGACACTAACGATTTGGAGTTTGGAGAAACGGGTATTGATGCGAGTGAGAACGCAATACACGCAAAATTACGTCTTCAGAAACGCTATAATAATTACTTCAAGTTCAATGTGGGAGCTGAGCAGTTTTTGATTAATTACAACGAAGACATCGCTTTTGAACAGAACAATTTTACCACCGGGATCGATTACGGACTCACCGGTACTTTTGCCGAGGCCGAGATATTCGCATCAAAAGATCTAGCGTTCAAGGCTGGAATACGTGGTGATTATTACTCTGCCAATGAGAAATTCAAGATTTCTCCACGTTTGAGCGCAGCGTTCAGTCTGTCTGAGAGCAGTCAGATCTCACTCGCTTACGGTAATTTTTACCAGATTGCCCAAAACAACATTCAGCAATACAGTCCAGACCTTGATACAGAAAACGCTCAGCATTTTATAGCCAATTTTCTATACAAGAAAAACAACCGTATGCTTCGTTTAGAAGGATATTACAAGTCTTATGATAACCTAATCACCTTTGACACGGCAGTACCTCAATTTGGTACCGAATTTTCAAATAATGGCGATGGGTATGCCAGTGGTCTGGATATCTTCTGGAGGGATGAGAAATCGGTTAAGAATCTGGATTACTGGGTGAGCTATTCTTATCTGGACACAGAGCGTTTGAGTCGCAATTTTACTGAAAGTGCCACTCCTAATTTTGCCACAGACCATAACTTGAGTGTAGTAGGAAAGTATTGGGTTGATGATTTGAAATCTCAGGTAGGGCTAGCATTCAACTACGCGAGCGGCAGACCGTTTACTAATGCTAATCAGGAGGGTTTTTTAAACGATAAAACAAAGTCCTTCCAAAGCCTCGACCTCAACTGGGCCTACTTGATCGATGATCAGAAGATTTTGTATCTATCGGTGAGCAATGTTCTGGGAAGGGATAATGTCTTCAACTACCAGTACAGCAATACACCTGATGCTCAAGGTAACTTTGACCGTCGTGCTATAGGTCAGGCTGCAGATCGTTTTTTCTTCGTCGGTTTTTTCTGGACCATAGGAGGGAGCGATAACCAATTGGATGATCTGTAG
- a CDS encoding TdeIII family type II restriction endonuclease, with protein MKQQDEQKVRDGIKKVVSELMDRVMHKVLIKDPFIKEKHHSSKPLYAALVPDEIFKGSHFERRFVTPFGGVWEKLAHVVANDYHGCCEMGKIINGEIGAERLRRIQETLNKLEHKKKGKSKTKPNWDAELHYILEGGGNLIPTSVVCDVYVHNIKNNKKYAFELKGPLPNSDQTKVSKEKMFKLLAMSSPKVDAAFYALPYNPYGKKADYNWSFPKRWFDMNHDRSVLIGNEFWDFIGGKDTYKYFINEINSLGMKYRERIYREFLGIEPPEGYKDIKLQ; from the coding sequence ATGAAACAACAAGACGAGCAAAAGGTTAGAGACGGAATTAAAAAGGTAGTTTCTGAGTTAATGGACAGAGTCATGCATAAGGTTTTGATTAAGGACCCATTCATAAAGGAAAAACATCATTCCAGTAAACCACTATATGCTGCACTTGTTCCAGACGAAATTTTTAAAGGATCTCATTTTGAGAGACGTTTTGTAACACCGTTTGGGGGTGTTTGGGAAAAATTAGCGCATGTAGTCGCTAATGATTACCACGGTTGCTGTGAAATGGGAAAGATTATCAATGGGGAAATTGGAGCAGAAAGATTAAGAAGAATACAGGAAACCTTGAACAAGTTAGAACACAAGAAAAAAGGTAAGAGCAAAACAAAACCTAATTGGGATGCAGAACTTCATTATATACTAGAAGGTGGGGGTAATCTCATACCTACAAGTGTTGTGTGCGATGTTTACGTGCATAACATTAAAAACAATAAAAAATATGCTTTTGAGCTTAAAGGTCCCTTGCCTAATAGTGACCAGACAAAAGTGAGTAAAGAAAAAATGTTCAAGCTCCTAGCGATGAGTTCTCCCAAAGTAGATGCTGCATTCTACGCATTGCCATATAACCCTTATGGTAAAAAAGCAGACTACAATTGGAGTTTTCCAAAGAGGTGGTTCGATATGAACCATGACAGATCTGTGCTCATAGGCAATGAATTTTGGGATTTTATTGGTGGAAAGGACACTTACAAATACTTCATAAATGAAATAAACAGTCTAGGAATGAAATATAGGGAAAGGATTTATAGGGAGTTTTTAGGAATCGAACCACCAGAAGGTTATAAGGATATAAAACTTCAATAA
- a CDS encoding methionine aminotransferase: MLKSKLPHLPESIFAKMTKMAIDHNAINMSQGFPSFSTDQELKDLLSKAIQEDNNQYAPMTGILDLRIKISNLVSKLYGGTYKPDGEICITPGATQGIYTAIQSVVQKGDEVIIITPAYDLYAPAIKLAGGRVVEVAMELPSFSVDWNKVEAAVSSKTKLIIVNTPHNPSGAIFSEHDWKQLEQIVNKHDLYVLSDEVYEHMVFDGKKHLSAASRPLLRDRTFITCSFGKTFHVTGWKCGYCLAPEPLMKEFLKIHQQVVFCVNRPVQHAMSAYLTDSKNYLELGTFYQHKRDLFLELIKDSKFKFVPTPSTYFQLLDFSEITDESDVKFAERLTREFKVASIPISVFMNGTDPQMLRFCFAKKDEELIEGAEILLRL, encoded by the coding sequence ATGCTCAAATCAAAACTCCCCCACCTCCCAGAATCCATATTTGCCAAAATGACCAAAATGGCGATCGATCACAACGCCATCAACATGTCACAAGGCTTCCCCAGTTTCTCGACAGATCAAGAGTTAAAAGATTTACTTAGCAAAGCGATTCAAGAGGATAACAATCAGTATGCTCCTATGACTGGCATACTGGATCTGAGAATCAAAATCTCAAACCTTGTGAGCAAACTCTACGGTGGCACTTACAAACCCGATGGCGAGATTTGCATCACCCCAGGAGCTACTCAAGGAATCTACACTGCCATTCAATCAGTAGTACAGAAGGGCGATGAGGTTATTATCATCACTCCAGCTTATGATTTATATGCACCCGCAATCAAGTTGGCTGGAGGCAGAGTAGTAGAAGTCGCCATGGAGTTACCCAGCTTCTCAGTCGACTGGAATAAAGTAGAAGCGGCAGTAAGTTCAAAAACAAAATTGATCATTGTAAACACACCCCATAATCCTTCTGGAGCTATTTTTTCAGAACACGATTGGAAGCAGCTAGAGCAAATTGTAAATAAACACGATTTGTACGTTCTGAGCGATGAAGTCTATGAGCACATGGTTTTTGATGGGAAAAAACACTTGAGTGCGGCTTCTAGACCTTTATTGCGGGATCGCACTTTTATCACGTGTAGTTTTGGTAAGACTTTTCATGTTACCGGTTGGAAATGTGGCTACTGTCTAGCGCCAGAACCATTGATGAAAGAGTTTCTAAAGATTCATCAACAAGTTGTTTTTTGTGTAAATAGACCCGTTCAACATGCCATGAGTGCTTATTTGACGGATTCTAAAAACTATCTAGAACTCGGAACTTTTTATCAGCACAAACGAGATTTATTTTTAGAACTGATTAAGGACAGTAAATTCAAATTTGTACCTACACCTTCGACTTATTTTCAGTTGCTGGACTTTTCTGAGATTACAGATGAATCCGACGTGAAATTTGCTGAGAGACTGACCCGCGAGTTCAAAGTAGCAAGCATTCCTATTTCTGTGTTTATGAATGGTACAGATCCACAAATGCTGCGCTTTTGTTTTGCCAAAAAAGATGAAGAGCTCATTGAAGGAGCTGAAATCTTATTGAGATTATAG